The DNA region GCGGTCGCGCGGCGGGCGCTCGGTTTCGGCATGCGGATCGTCTACTCAGGACGGTCGCGGGCCGCCGAAGACGTCGAGAAGACCTTGGGCGCGGAGTACCTGCCCTTCGACGAGCTGCTGCGAAGCTCCGACGTCGTGTCGCTGCACTGCCCGCTCACGCCGGAGACCCGGCATCTCGTCGACGCGGACGCGCTGAAGGCGATGAAACCGGGCGCGTACCTGATCAACACCACGCGCGGCCCCGTCGTCCACGAGGCCGCGCTGGCCGACGCGCTCGAAGCCGGGGAGATCGCCGGTGCCGGCCTCGACGTGTTCGAAGCCGAACCCGAGGTCGAACCACGCCTGCTGGATCGCGAAAACGTCGTCTTGACGCCGCATCTCGGATCGGCGACGGTCGAGACCCGTACTGCCATGGCCGTGCTCGCGGCCGAGAACGTCGCGTCGGTGCTCACCGGCGGAAACCCGCTGACGGAGGTTCGTCCATGACTCGTGTGGTCATCGCGCCCGACAAGTTCAAGGGAAGCTTGACCGCGGTCGAGGCCGCGGAGGCGATCGCCCACGGCGTCCGCGACGCGCTGCCCGAAGCCGAGGTCTCCTCTTGCCCGGTCGCCGACGGCGGCGAGGGAACGCTCGACGTCCTCATCGCGGCTGGTGGCCGTCTCGTGGAACTCCCTGTCCGCGGGCCGCTCGACGACACCGTCGACGCCCGCTACGTGACCCTCGACGGAACGGCCTACATCGAATCGGCCCGCGCTTGCGGGATCGAGTTCGTCGAGCCGAGCCCGGAGGTGGCGCTCGCCGCGCACACCTGGGGCGTCGGGGAACTGCTCGCGCACGCGCTCGACAACGGCGCGCGGCGGCTGGTGCTGACGGTCGGCGGGACGGCGAGCACCGACGGCGGCGCCGGGATGCTCGCGGCGCTGGGCGCCGGGGTCTTCGACGCGTTCGGCGCGCCGGTCGGGCTCGGCGGCGGCACGCTGGGCCGGGTCGCGCTGGCCGAACTCGGCCCGGTGCGGGAACGGCTCGGCTCCGTCGAGGTCGCCGTCGCCACCGACGTCACGAACCCGTTGCTCGGCCCGCGGGGCGCGGCCGCGATCTTCGGACCGCAGAAAGGCGCGGGCCCGCGCGAAGTCGAGCAACTGGACGAGTCCCTGTCCCGCTGGGCGCAGGCGTTGCGGAACGCTGGGGCCCCCGACGTCTCCGACCTTCCCGGAGCGGGCGCGGGTGGCGGGGTGGCCGCGGGCGCGATCGCGGGACTCGGCGCGGGAGTCGAATCCGGATTCCAGCTCATCGCCGGGCTCACCGGTGTCGCCGGCGCCATCGAACACGCCGACCTCGTCATCACCGGCGAAGGCTCATTGGACGAGCAGAGCCTCGACGGCAAGGCCCCGGCAGGCATCGCGGCCCGCGCGCGGGAGCACGCGGTACCGCTGATGGTGCTGGCCGGGCGGATCCAGCTGGACCAGAGCCAGCTCACCGGCCTCGGGGTTGTGGGCAGCGCCGCCCTGATCGACCACGCGCCTTCACTCGACCACGCGCGTGCGCACGCGGCGGAACTCCTGCGCGAGCGGGCCGGCGAGCTGGTCCGCGCCTGGGCCCGGACCTGAGCTTGCCGAATCCGTGAAGGCCTCCTTGAGGGGCATGGATGGCCCTCAAGGAGGCCTTCACGGACCGGACCCGCGACCGGCGCGCGAAGAAGTCTGAGAGTCCTGCGGGCTCAGCTGCCGGGCTGCGGCTGGGCCTGCGGGAGTACGGCGAAGGCGACTTCGCCGGTCTCGTCCTGCTGGACGTCGAGGACCTTGTCGTCGAGCAACGCGGCCGCTTCCGGCTCCAAGAACACCTTCGGCCCGCCGTCGGCGCCGAGTACCTTGTCGCCGCTTTCCGGCTCCGGGGCGACGGAAACCGCGAGCTGAGGACTGTCCCCCTGCTGGGAATGCATGGCGAACCGCAGCCCGCCTCCATCCTGGCCGTTCTCCTGCCCGGTCAGTGCGGTGATCGCCTCGGCGGCGGCTTCGGTGACTGTCAGCATCTCTGCCCTTCCTTCGTCGCGGTCTTGCACTTGACCGACCACGCTAGGGGGTGTCGGCATGGCCCGCCGTGTGAGTGAAGATCATTTTTCGCCGACGTCCGGCTCCTCTTCGGCCAGCCGCATGCCGTGCGACTCCCCTTCGCGGATCTCCGCGGGTGTGGTGCCGAACCGGTCGGCCCCGCTCCAGTGCTCGGGTGGCTCGCCCCCTTCTTCGAGCGGGTCGACACGGAGTTCGTCCTCGTCGAGCGCTTCGCTGGGATTCAGCGTTTCCGGCTCCGCGGTCTCACGGTCGCTCATCGGCCGCTCCCTCCTGGTCGGACGTCGACCGGGGCGTGCTGTACTCGACCCCGTCCCTGTGGCTTACCCGGCGTCTCCGCAGGCCAAACGGCGGCGCTGTCGCGGGGATCACAGTTTCTCAGGTGGTTCATTAGCTTCACAAGTTTGTGAAACAAGGAGTAGCGTCGTCGGTATGACCACCACCAGGTGGGCGCCAGGGCACCGGATCATCCGGCGCGCGCCGGAGCGGCACCACGAACTCGGCAACCATGCCGCTTGGTACGTCGTCGCCGGTGTCGCGGCCACCGGCCTGCAGGCGGTGCTGTTCCTTCTCCTGCAGCCGTTCCTCGGCCCGCAACTGGCCAATCTGATCGCGCTCGCGGTCACGACCGTCGGGAACACCGAGTTCCACCGCCGGGTCACCTTCGCCACCCGGAAGAGCCACGCGGGCAAGCGGCATTTCCAGGATCTGGTGACCTTCGCC from Amycolatopsis sp. EV170708-02-1 includes:
- a CDS encoding glycerate kinase translates to MTRVVIAPDKFKGSLTAVEAAEAIAHGVRDALPEAEVSSCPVADGGEGTLDVLIAAGGRLVELPVRGPLDDTVDARYVTLDGTAYIESARACGIEFVEPSPEVALAAHTWGVGELLAHALDNGARRLVLTVGGTASTDGGAGMLAALGAGVFDAFGAPVGLGGGTLGRVALAELGPVRERLGSVEVAVATDVTNPLLGPRGAAAIFGPQKGAGPREVEQLDESLSRWAQALRNAGAPDVSDLPGAGAGGGVAAGAIAGLGAGVESGFQLIAGLTGVAGAIEHADLVITGEGSLDEQSLDGKAPAGIAARAREHAVPLMVLAGRIQLDQSQLTGLGVVGSAALIDHAPSLDHARAHAAELLRERAGELVRAWART
- a CDS encoding D-glycerate dehydrogenase, with the protein product MASTIAVTRWIPDEALKVLAEAGEVKLSRADRPLTPDELREFVRGSSAIVGMLHDRIDGAVADAAGPALKVVANVAVGYDNIDVPALTGRGITVTNTPGVLTDATADLAFGLILAVTRRLGEGERLLRSRTPWSFHLGFLLGSSVQDKTLGIVGLGQIGQAVARRALGFGMRIVYSGRSRAAEDVEKTLGAEYLPFDELLRSSDVVSLHCPLTPETRHLVDADALKAMKPGAYLINTTRGPVVHEAALADALEAGEIAGAGLDVFEAEPEVEPRLLDRENVVLTPHLGSATVETRTAMAVLAAENVASVLTGGNPLTEVRP
- a CDS encoding GtrA family protein; this translates as MTTTRWAPGHRIIRRAPERHHELGNHAAWYVVAGVAATGLQAVLFLLLQPFLGPQLANLIALAVTTVGNTEFHRRVTFATRKSHAGKRHFQDLVTFAFYAAYGSIVLASLDAVITEPTALEQTGALLAASVVGGIARFAVLRWWVFARRNA